One Vitis vinifera cultivar Pinot Noir 40024 chromosome 8, ASM3070453v1 genomic window carries:
- the LOC100255653 gene encoding uncharacterized protein LOC100255653, with the protein MAMVSASATLPPKTYPLPPFFSSFPNSSSFFKIPTHSLVATSTTLTRPLFTPSFVLKDDHCEVIATFDQDKVEDEEEDMREGRETLLYSFTPLPLLLVAALPGAGAVRSLFGPFVELVKSWNLPDWLVHWGHPGNMAVVLFAMGGYGTYLGFRIRFSEDVEEKAKAKDLHPKLLAGMFFFFALGATGGVTSLLTSDRPIFESPHAVTGFIGLALLTIQTILPSLFEGNPGLRNVHGILGSGIMTLFLFHAALGLQLGLSY; encoded by the exons ATGGCAATGGTGAGTGCTTCTGCTACTCTTCCTCCAAAAACCTATCCTCTTCCGccatttttctcttcatttcccAACTCCTCCAGTTTCTTCAAAATTCCCACTCACTCATTGGTGGCTACAAGTACAACATTGACAAGGCCTCTCTTCACTCCCTCTTTTGTGCTCAAGGACGATCATTGCGAAGTTATTGCGACATTCGACCAAgataaagttgaagatgaagaagaagatatgaGAGAGGGCAGAGAGACTCTTTTGTACTCTTTCACTCCTTTGCCTTTACTCTTGGTGGCTGCTCTTCCTGGAG CTGGGGCTGTGAGGTCGCTGTTTGGACCTTTTGTTGAGCTTGTGAAGTCATGGAATCTGCCGGACTGGCTTGTGCATTGGGGTCACCCTGGCAATATG GCTGTTGTGCTCTTTGCCATGGGTGGTTATGGAACATACCTGGGTTTCCGAATACGTTTTTCTGAGGATGTG GAGGAGAAGGCCAAGGCCAAAGACTTGCATCCAAAGCTTTTAGCTggaatgttttttttctttgcactTGGAGCAACCGGTGGAGTAACATCTCTGCTCACTTCTGATAGACCCATCTTTGAAAG TCCTCATGCTGTTACAGGTTTCATTGGGCTCGCTCTCTTGACTATACAAACCATTTTACCATCTTTGTTTGAG GGAAATCCTGGACTGCGAAACGTTCATGGGATATTGGGCAGTGGGATCATGACACTGTTTCTCTTCCACGCAGCCCTTGGGCTTCAACTCGGTCTTAGTTACTGA